GGACAATGGAAAGTCTGAAGCGTCATTTTAATGGGCCTGCAAGTTGAGAATAACTGAcatttacactgtgtgtgtgtgtgtgtgtgtgtgtgtgtgtgtgtgtgtgtgtgtgtgtgtgtgtcagagctgtcatcagtcactatcaaataaagcagaaatgcaaagaaATAAAGACACAGACAAATTCATGTCTGCAGAGTGATGCGCTGATGCCTTTGCTGCCAGGAGAAAACACACTTAATGTTATTTGAGTCAAATTATCTTTTGTCTTTAATCTCAGGAGGTGTCCCAGTTAAATTAACaatgttattaaattaaaaagctATGCGGTGAAAAGACCCTCATCAGGACCCccttctcaaacacacactttacttTCTCAGAAAAACCGGAAACGCTTTGGATGAGGCTCGACacgggttttattttgaaggccaCGGCCGGAAGCTTAGTGTTTTATTTTCGCCGACTTGACACTGGTCCTGTTTTCTCGGCAACAAACACGCAGCATGTAACCCAGCCAACCCCACCCAGTGAGCCCAGCAGGCAGGCCGGCAGGACGGGGACCATCCCGGGAGCTTCACTGGCGGACAGGTGCAGCGGACACACCTGAAGCAGGTGAGATGGTTCAGGCTCTTCATGTGAAAACTGTCGCATTAAAGGTGTGGATCAGCGGATGATGAGGTGTGTTTTATAAGACCGGCTGTCCTGCAGAGCTCGGGGCTGGAGAGCGGCGTCAGCTCAGATGCATAGCGGTCTCTTACTCACAACAGGCCGAACTCCATTTTAAAAAGCGATCAtttaaagttttctttttattggcCGGGATACCGAGAGTGTAGAAAAATGACCCTAGAAGGTTTCATATTCTAAGAAGTCACTCTTCAATTCGGCATATATCTGATCCACCAGGCAGAGTTTAATTTCAATAAATTCTTAAAATTTACATCTATTTGACGTCGCTCTGAGCCGCCCGTCACTGTGCGCGTCAGCTGAAGAGGATACTCGGAGTTAAAGGGGAGCCTAATATAAAAGTCGAAGCCTTGCTTAAATTCGCGCTGCCCGGTGTGTTTACTCTACGCCGAATTGAAGAGTACTTTATATTTTCATAGGAATCATCTTTTATCTTGTTCTACCAAGTACGTGCTCTAAGCAGTAAGCAAGGAAATATTAAAGCTGCAGATTTTTCAACGGAGTCTGGTTGTggtgtgacatgaaaacacGATCTGGCTGTTTCTGCGCGAGACGGGCACGAGCTGCGGCGACGGCCTCGGGTCCGTTTCCCGTCAGCCCGTCGCTGTTGAtgtaattaatgaaataaaagcagGTGTCAGTGTTTTGCGGCGGCTGGGGGATGACGGTGCGTTGGTTTTCCGTCACCGAGCAGGGTGTGTTTATTCCGCCGGGCGGGCCTGCGGGGGGCGCTGTCCAGCGGCGTGGTGCTGAAACCCTCCGGCCGGTTTTACACGCAGGGGGGCGGAGCAGCGTGAACCTGACACAGCGCTCCCATCCGCAGCAAACTGGAACATTGAAACGTGAATGTCcgcagaagaaaacacacattcatcttttttttctcttgaaaatGTGACGGACTTTTGTTTCCAAATTGTTACAGTgcatattatttcatttaattatgccaattttcatatttttgatatacttttcatgtgtttttctttgagtCAGGAAGTGTTTGAGCTCCTCCCTCGTAAGGTTGCAGGTAAAATGTTCCTGcttttcatgtgttcatgttgaACCTCTGTTCCTCCTTCATGTTCCTGCCTTTTATTTCCCTTCAGTCCTCTGGAGTTTCATCTGATCAGCTGCTGGTCACAGTTTGACTTCCCtcagtgtttcatttcagcACATCACTGATGACTTTCATCTGTTCAGCTCTCCAAGTTTCATTGCTTCTATTGATTCTTCTCATTTATTGATCGATCGATCACATGTATCAGCCTCGTTTAGTCTCAGGGTGCTACATGGAGGAGATTTCAGGGCGGCTGCTCCTGTGCCGTCTACACcaaatttgtcagtgtttttttgtgtttcttgtgcaGTTTGAATCATCAGCTAAATGCAGGCCAGAACAAACCAGAAGACCGCACCTCAAAATACACCACTGCTCTTTGTACAGTAAAGTTGGCTGGACTTCCCTTGCACAGAGATGAGAcaaacatttttatctttttatttacaaagccCTTACTGGATAGGCCTACTTGCCACCATATATCTCATCCATGCTGAATCCGACTACTAATACTTACCATACCCGTTCAGCTGACTATTTCTCATTTCAAGTTCCGCGAGTTCACTCTGAGTTtggaaaaactgcttttagTTACTGTGCACCAACCTCttggaacatttttttgtttttaatgttttattttaaatattttaacactgaatgtatcttattgtgtattttcatgttgttttttgtgtatatatatatatatatatatatataaaatttattcatttatttatttattttttgcggTGCATGTCGACCTCgacatcattgtaaatgagggaaACCTCAATGATCTTCGAggctttaaataaaggtttgattgattgattgattgattgattgattgaaaatgaTTCCATGTTAAAACTGAAGTTTGAGTGTGaggttttttctcatttccatcAGGTCTATAAGCAGCACCATATTCTgtttccttttgtgtgtgtgtgtgtgtgtgtgtgtgtgtgtgtgtgtgacaggagtATGGGGATGCAGTATGTTCAGGTCAGGTGGTTTTGGAAGCCAGACGCCTCAGCAGCAGATGAAGTGACGACCCTCACACCTttattgtgatgtgtttttattgttaggACAATAAAAATGGacgtactgcacctttaactgAAAGAGGCTGAAGAGTCGACATGTGGGAGAaaactgctgctctgctgtgtgtgctgctgcaggccgCAGGTCAGAcactgctgcgtgtgtgtgtgtgtgtgtgtgtgtgtgtgtgtgtgtgtgtgtgtgtgcgtatgtgtgtatgtgatattTTTGGTGTATTAATGTCCTGTGAACACCTCTGATGTTACGTTATGATCTTAACAGAatttattttgataaataaatgtcGGAGTGTCTCCCcctccttcctgctgcacaAGAAgtgatcaggatcaggatcaggatctgAATCAGGAttaggatcaggatcaggaatcaggatcaggatcaggatctgaatcaggatcagaaaaactttactgatccccgaggggaaactggaatagttgctcaaattctcacgagaagaattaaattataataaacaaatataaaaaatatgtgcattagaaatttgtaagaacaaacaaacaagcaaacaaaaaacaaacaaacacactgcattaAGTCTAAATGTGTGCTTTAACCctaaaaaatattacagcaagaaatacagaaattagAAATTGAGCGTATGTAAAAAGTCTCCCCTTACATGCCTGATGTACCCAGCACTGATGAACTGCTGTAACGTCATTTGTTCTTTGTTTCTTGCTGATTTCCGGGtcatttcttcatgttttttggaagaaatcgaGCCGGTTTGTTCTGGTTTCTGCGGATTAACTGCGTGTGAAGAAATCTGCTGTCAGTCggggtttcaaagggttgaattcacattcagtgtgtgtgttgcagctgcagTGGCGTCTCCGTGCTGGCAGGGGGCGACCTTGTCGGAGGCGGTGGTGTCCCCGGCGGTGCGGAGCAGCGGGATCCTGCGGGTGCCCGGCATGGCGTCGCTGGCGCAGTGTGTGGCGGCGTGCTGCGACCTGCCGGGCTGCGACCTGGCCTGGCTGTTCGAGGGCCGCTGCTACGTGCTCAGCTGCCGCCAGAGGCAGAACTGCCGGCCCACCGAGCGGCCCGGCGCCGACTCCTACCTGGCCTTCCTGCGGCGAGGCCCCGCCCAGACGCTGGTGCTGCAGTCGCTGGTGCGCGGCGAGCCGTACGGCGGCCGCTGGAGGCTCCCCGCCCTGCCCTCCGAGGCGCCCGGGGACGTGGAGGCGCTGAAGGACCTGGCGCTGCTCGACGGGGCCGGGCGGGACTTCTACGAGCCGGGCGCGTTGGACCTGGAGTATCCAGAGGGAGGCAGCccggaggagagggaggggggtggagcaggaggaggcctGGAGGCGGAGCTGTTTCCTGATTGGCCGCATTTGGAGGGCAGAGACGGactcaaccaatcagagagtGAGGACGGCCCAACGAGACAGGCGGGGCCGGCGGAGAGCGGCGCCTCGTCAGGGCCGAACCTGAGCCGAGGAGCCGCGAGGCCGACTGGAGCTCCGGTGAGACGCAGCCGCCACCTTCActgtttcacaaaaaaacaaggaaatcacAAAACTCCAAACCGCACGTCACCTCAGTGACTTAAAGTTCACACAGCAGATCTGATCACGAGTCACAGAAGTCAAGTAATTTTTAGAAACAGAGTTTTGCTAAATTGCAGCTGCTGCATCCAGGTGACTGCAGcacataaaaataatccaaaaacaGTTGGCgatgctataataagttcaataaatatgtaaatgtgagtttgataaagcacattttagtTAAAAGTCTGGAATTGAACTTGATAAAACTGGAAGACGTCCTGAAGCTTTctgaaaacaaagcagatttGCTGATGACATGATtatttacctgtgtgtgtacgtgcgtgtgcgtgtgtgtgtgtgtgtgtgtgtgtgtgttctctcagactgaagtgcagaccGGCTCTGTTTCCACGCCGCTCACACTGTCGCCACAGAAACCGTCAGCGGCGCCTGACTCCACCCATCAAACCCAAACAAGGACTTCCTTTCCCACCACTGCCCCGCCCCCGCTGCCCAGCCCCACCCCGCCCACAGCCCCGCCCACCCAGCCAGGTAGGCCAATCACAGCGCTGCGTTCACTTTACTGCTGCAGCTCCTGGGAACGTCCAGCAGcccagaaatattttattagtGACGGAATCTGACACAACCTCGATGTGAAGTGATAAATACTTTATAAGACATTTGAATAAGATGTAATAAATACTTTATAAGACATTTGAATAAGATGTAATAAATCAGAGTTGAGTGATGAGAAGGCCTGACTGATGTGTGTTTGGTTCTGAGCCGCAGGgtaaacagatgtttttgtcaTAAAGTGCAAAGTTTCGTCTCTGTGATCAACACAGCAGAAGAAAATGCGTCTTCCTGCACTCTGGACGttgttaaaaaaattaaaatgactgtcaTGCATCACTGATGTCATCACCagaggggcggggcttaccAAAACTGCACCAATCACAGGAACTGGCCTTCAAATAGTGTTTAGGTCGTTTTACCTGCTGGGTGTGTGGAGCTAACCCCACCCCTCTGGTGTGCCAAGTcacttaaaacaaacacactcatgtttTCTCTGCAGTTCAGCCCCTGACAGCTTCCCTCGGAGACCCTGTAGAACCAGCGCTGCCCACAGATACAGCTGAGCAGGAGGCTTCAGTCCCTCCTGCACCGCCAACTggtaccacacacacgcacacgcacacacacacacacacacacacacactcacacacacagtgcttgCAGATGCTTGAattgagttttgtttgtttgtttattgttgttgttgttgttgttgtttactctgTGTTGTAAGCTGAGGCTTGTTGCTGTGGTTGATTTCAAACACAGAGCTTTTCATAAAGAGGGCGGCAGCTTCAGTCGAGCTGATGATCCTCTGAGAAAATGACTCAagtttgaatgaatgagtttGTTTTAATCCACACTGTGTGCCGGGTGGGCGGGGTTTACCTTATAGGACAGGAAATGTAGAACGCCGCAGTGACTcccttctcctttctttccttctttctttcttctccttttctctgtatttttttccttcctctcttccttccctttccttgtttcctctccttgtctcctcagTTGTAGCGGTGAGCTCTCTGcagcccccccgcccctcccagCCGTCGTCAGTCGGGGTCGTGACCCCCCCGCCCCGCCGGGACGTCCTGAACAGCAGCCGTAcgttttggttcagtttggaTCAATACTGATCAATACTGATCAATACTGTTTGGATCCCTGACCTCCTCTGCTTCTTAGTCTTTCCCCTGTGTGGTctgtgtgacctttgacctctgacctctctgttGGTTTCTTAATGTTGGAGATGTGAagtttgtttctctctgatgAGACGAtcaaacaccaacaacagccgagagtttgagtttgagtttctttGTACAAACAATAGAAACAGAATGaatagaaaaacacatttttaggtgacaaatataaaacaaaccTCACTGTGACACAGAACTGACAGCCAGAggacacaaattaaattaaaaaaaagaccccccccccccaaaaaaagatcACCATAGCATCCATTAaggacaccatagcaaccgtcaagcaacaccctagcaaccatcaggaataccatagcaacactctagcaaccatcaggaataccatagcaacactctagcaaccatcaggaacaccgtAGCAACCatctagcaacaccctagcaaccaacaggaacaccatagcaacactctggcaacaccctagcaaccatcagggaACCCCATAGCAACTGTCAAGCAACAGCATAGCAACCACCTGGAataccttagcaaccatcaggaacaccatagcaacactctagcaacaccctagcaaccatcagggaacaccatagcaaccgtcaagcaacaccatagcaaccacctggaATACAACCATCAGGAGCACCATAGCAACActctagcaacaccctagcaatgATCAGCAACTGCCAAGCCACCGCCTAGCAACCACTctgaacaccatagcaactgcttTGTGGAAacagtttcagtgtgtgtgtgtgtgtgtgtgtgtgtgtgtgtgtgtgtgtgtgtgtgtgtgtgtgtgtgtgtgcagggcgaGGCCTCAGCTGTCGCTGGGAGCAGCTGAGTGGACCGCCGGTCAGCCTGCAGGACTCGGCCGACCTCCTCGCTCTGAACCTGTCCCACCTGGACACGGGACAGTACACGTTCAGGTGCTGTTCTTGTTCCTCCTGAGCTTTGGGTTCTGCTCAGGAGCTGCTGGGAGGCAGGAGGCAGCACCgagtgccctctagtggtcagaaatgcTCACTGCAGCTTTAGGCTTCAGTAGATTCTCTGGGAGTCAGTGGTTACACATGCTCTGtaaataatgtttatttgaaTAATGTATTATTGTGATGATTATCATAATTATTTCCCTGTCAGACTAACAGGCTCtgctcgtcttcttcttctcctcagaCTGACGGTGTCTGCCGCCGGCTCCTCCCAGGCCTCCTCGCTCaccgccccccccacccccgccgtggtgacctctgaccccaccaccatccctcctccccccacgaccccccctccccctgctcccCCCACCACTGCCAAgtcaggtaaacacacacaacaggaaaTACACTCAGATTTACTTGATTtctaaagtttttattttacccACCCAACAaaatttattgctttttattttttattcttcttttttggtAATTAAtggtgggttttttgtttttttcctcctattttttctcatgcaatttttttgtagtttgtttttgtattttttaagttgtttttgtaCGGTTCctggtgattttcttgtaacttcTTTACTAATTCCTCGTTATTTTCTGGTGCATTTCTTGCTAATCTGCTTTTGATCTTGTTTCCCATGTTCTTGGAGAgaataaagtgaatttgctgGATTAAATGTGAACCCAAGAAATCTATCCAGCATTACTGATCTCACTTTAAAATATCATAAATATCATTTTTAACccttataaatacagttttgttgtaatttttttttaaaattttgttgtaatttcttTCCTAACAAAAGTTCCAGTATTTTTGGTGTTTAATTGTTGTAAAGTCATACGGGTGTGAATGGCTGCACAGTGAAATAATTAAAGAAGCAGTTAAATAGTTAAGATAGTATTAGTTTGAACATGAAGTCAGACGGGCTCCTTCCTCCTGTCCTGCAGCGGGACgtcctgctccccctcctccccccgtgGCGCACGCCAGCGGCAGCCACAGCCTCACGCTGCCCAACAACTCGCTGGTCCTCCGCGGCTCCGTTACCGACGGCGACCAGAGCGAcgttcacttcctgtgggtcCGAGACAGCCAGAGCCCAGCGGCCGGGGTGAGAGCGGCCAAATCCACCAGATTACATCAGATTACAgtagatcagatcagatctgGCTGCACTGCATCAggttggattagattagattacatcaGATCAaacctgatttgatttgattatttcaaaTCACATGacatcagatcagattagatgAAATTAGATTTGATTGTATTAGGATGAGACTTTAATGAAGCATCACGTGCAgctccaaaacaacaacacagctgaaCAGGAAGTGCCTCTTCAGGAGGGAGGAAGTGTTTGGTAAACTCTTGTTTAAAGTCGCCATGAAATGATGTCACATGACCTcaacttcctgtcaaacagagcgTCTCAAAccgtgacatcatcatcctgctctagtggctggaaattaaaatctcaaccaataaaaccttcacaaatctttataCTTACTTTCCCATCCTCCtgtgccttcaaaataaaagtgtgtttctctgccagactGCGAGCCTGTTGGTTTGAAACAGGAACTTCCTGTTTGCTGAAGTTGCTCACCGGTGCTTCAACTGGCTGACATTTTTAGATGAACTACTCCTTTAAGCCTTTATGgttcaggaaacacacacacacatctgttatTTTCTCAtaagtagctgtgtgtgtgtgtgtgtgtgtgtgttggcaggacGTCCTGTACGGCTCAGACAGCCAGGCCTCGCTGTACCTGGCCAACCTGGTCGAGGGCACCTACCTGTTCCAGCTGAGGGTGACCGACGCCCAGGGGCGCTCCAGTGTCGCCACGGCTACCGTGGAGGTCCGACCAGGTGAGATGTCAACACGGGGTTTCCCGCAGGGGCCGGTGCTGGTGCTCAGGTGTGTGAACCGGCAGGACGATGGAAGAAGAGGACGACAATAAATCAAACATTcattaaagttaaattaaagttaattaGCATCATCAGTAACTGGAGGTGCAGCGTTTCATCAGAGCCACGGTCCAGCTGacagtttcacattttgttcagtttgttttggacatcagagagaaaaaaacacgactaatgttttaatgtctcatgttctctgtattttgtcgtgtttgaatgaactttttgttttcattcacagATTTGGGATAAcctacggaagccctaaagggccatacataactatattttatttcctccgttttctcgtgataacgagataaatttcctccgttttctcgtgataacgagataattaaatcgagaaaacaaagcgattgtctagtttattaaagcattgcagacatcagtcagtgtagcaatgtcagaAGAGCAGGAGAATATCGATCACcgcatcacttatctgttcaatcaaggcctgacacaggctgaaatagctttatgctttatgtcaggggtcaccaatcatgtgccatgcagggccgagaggctgcaggttttcattccaaccaagacctccaccaggtgatttcactgattagttcctcctttctgatacaaggtgagctaatcagtgaaatcacctggtggaggtcttggttggaatgacctgcagcctcttggccctgcATGGCaaatgattggtgacccctgctttatgtgtccaaggagacgtcagtcagcatgacatgtcacgtatgatggaaatctcaggcctatcacgtttcattcattcattcaaaacggagggaaaatatctcgttatcacgagaaaacggaggaaatttatctcgttatcacgggaaaacagaggaaaattatctcgttatcacgagaaaacggaggaattatctcgttatcacaagaaaacggaggaaataaaatatatttatgtatggccctttagggcttccgtagataacaacatgaaatcaacaaatattctttaaaaagacaaaagtcGACTTAAACAAACCCCTCCAAAAtactttcagtatattcatgtattcatcagctcagtgtgtgtgtgtgtgtgtgtgtgtgtgtgtgtgtgtgtgtgtgtgtgtgtgtggctatagGGTGTATGTTCGGTTTATGtatacctgtgtttacctgaaTCTGCACgtgtggaggaggagcttcGTTCTGCACCAGGCTCTGCAGCAGCCTGGAACTGGAAAACCCAGTGTAAACaagcttctgtgtgtgtgtgtgtgtgtgtgtgtgtgtgtgtgtgtgtgtgtgtgtgtgtgtgtgcagagccgGGCGGAGGTGACGaggtggagctggagctgctggtgtCGCTGTCCCAGGTCAGTCTGGCTCAGAGGGACACGCTGCTGCGACAGCTCGCCGCCCTGCTGCACGTCATGGACAGCGACATCCAGCTGAGGGCGCTGCAGGGACACTCCCAGCTCAGGTAGTGGACCAGTCATATTGGAGAATGAGCACAGAGACTTTCAGATGTGTATCCAAATTTACAAATGAGTAATGAGATTGACGGTGAGATTTGATGAGATTTGAGTCGctatgctgctgctgatgatttaTATGTTGCTGTCAGCAGCTCCGTTTGTATCAGTGCACGACAAAGAAACTaggacaagaaacaaaaatgcaaatgtgcacaGAGATTTGTAAAGATGTACTCAGActcatgttgtattttttgtgttgttttgtgtttgaagcCATGGGTAGCGGCCAGTATAGTTTAGTATAAATCTGAAAGTGACAAAGGAAGGGCAAAATCTCTAAACGCCGTCTTTAACAGCTCGATGCTAATTATTTGCGAGGAGTTGGAAACTGGTCAAAGGAAATATGAGCTCCTGCTGAAATGATCAGAAAccacgttaaaaaaaaaaaaaaaaaaaaaaaaaaaactggattcAGAGGAAGCCAAGAGTGAATGTTGTCAGTGGAGTGTAATAAtacaatgctgtgtgtgtgtgtgtgtgtgtgtgtgtgtgtgtgtgtgtgtgtgtgtgtgtgtgcagcacggTGCTGAGGTTCTCGGTGCGCGGCCCTGACGGGACGCTCTCGGGCTCCAGGCTGGTGTCCGTGCTGAGGAGCCAGCTGCTCCGGGACAAAACCGACTACCTGCTGTTCAGGGCGCTGAGGGTGGACACGGCCCGTGAGTTACACCTGCAGCTCACTGAGGGAGCAGCTCACCGCCCCCTTACTGCAGCAGTGTGCTTTTTAACTTTGaccacagaaaaagaaaaaggaaaataaacacaacaaagaacaaACTCAAAACGTCATGTCAGCTGCCCGCGCTCTGAGCTGAGCATTTTGCTTTTCAGCgtaaaagtttttgttttttttttcattgtgtaaaTTCCTTTAACTTCCATCTGCCGTGGATCCAAAGCTGAGACTCACTTTTAAGccactttgatttgatttgatttgcaagttttattttgaacaacaaaaaaaaacaaaacaacaaacaatgaaaagtttgttcgaaaaggagtgggaagaagttgAAACTTCTCTAATCCCTCCCCTTCTCCGTGCACAAATGATCTACAAATCTATCAATGCTTTCTTAGAAATACTACTATGAATAGacataatagtaataataaataaaaatactactactactactactactactactactactactaccaccagcaacaacagtaataacaataacaataacaataacaatgtaCATAATTTATGATAAATATTCATCTACATTCATAGATTTCTCATTAGTGTCAGTTCAGACTTCATTAGCCAATCAGAATATTTTATTTCCCGTGTTTTCCTCCAGTGTGTCTGCTGCGCTGCTCGGGGCGTGGCCAGTGTGATCCAATCACCAAGGAGTGTGTCTGCGACCCCTTCTGGACGGAGAACCTGATTCGCCGTTACCTTGGTGACGGGGAGAGCAACTGTGgtaaagttttttgttttgtttttacagattaaaggaatagttcagcTAAAAACGGAGTTGTTGTCATGAGGCGGTCCCCGGGGTCTCGGCATGACTCAGCATTTCTTCGCAGTGAGTCAGGACATCAAACTGTCAGAGCAAATAACACGCAAggataaataatttaaaaagtcacaacagaataaaacaatacTATATGTTTGATTATGAATTAGCAATAAAAACTGAAGGCTTGTTTGATGTATTTCTGAGATTTTGCGATGTTTTGTTCCGTCTGCTCAGAGTGGCGGCTGCTCTACGTCGTCCTGTCCAGCTTCTCGCTCATCGTCTGCATCCTGTCGCTCGGCTGGACGCTCATCTGCTGCTGCAAGAGGTCAGCACACACCTGAGCCTCGTCTGGACATGCTACATAtcagatttaaaggaatattccaacgttttgggcaaaatactcttttcccgacttccccagactgagaccagatgttagacaccatctccacctctggacgtccactggttcagttcctatgtgtagcatttcctgttagcttagcataaagacttgaagtctatgggagtcgtt
The Myripristis murdjan chromosome 16, fMyrMur1.1, whole genome shotgun sequence DNA segment above includes these coding regions:
- the kiaa0319 gene encoding dyslexia-associated protein KIAA0319, giving the protein MWEKTAALLCVLLQAAAAVASPCWQGATLSEAVVSPAVRSSGILRVPGMASLAQCVAACCDLPGCDLAWLFEGRCYVLSCRQRQNCRPTERPGADSYLAFLRRGPAQTLVLQSLVRGEPYGGRWRLPALPSEAPGDVEALKDLALLDGAGRDFYEPGALDLEYPEGGSPEEREGGGAGGGLEAELFPDWPHLEGRDGLNQSESEDGPTRQAGPAESGASSGPNLSRGAARPTGAPTEVQTGSVSTPLTLSPQKPSAAPDSTHQTQTRTSFPTTAPPPLPSPTPPTAPPTQPVQPLTASLGDPVEPALPTDTAEQEASVPPAPPTVVAVSSLQPPRPSQPSSVGVVTPPPRRDVLNSSRRGLSCRWEQLSGPPVSLQDSADLLALNLSHLDTGQYTFRLTVSAAGSSQASSLTAPPTPAVVTSDPTTIPPPPTTPPPPAPPTTAKSAGRPAPPPPPVAHASGSHSLTLPNNSLVLRGSVTDGDQSDVHFLWVRDSQSPAAGDVLYGSDSQASLYLANLVEGTYLFQLRVTDAQGRSSVATATVEVRPEPGGGDEVELELLVSLSQVSLAQRDTLLRQLAALLHVMDSDIQLRALQGHSQLSTVLRFSVRGPDGTLSGSRLVSVLRSQLLRDKTDYLLFRALRVDTALCLLRCSGRGQCDPITKECVCDPFWTENLIRRYLGDGESNCEWRLLYVVLSSFSLIVCILSLGWTLICCCKRRRRTKVRKKTKYTILDNMDEQERVELRPKYSIKHRSTEHNSSLMMSESELDSDQDTIFSRDRPVHSRSRANAQAARNGNAFG